In the genome of Hymenobacter cellulosivorans, one region contains:
- a CDS encoding lipase maturation factor family protein — MENTSATTAPTPTYWLTRFVILRLLGALYAVAFLVAINQIIPLIGSNGLLPVGLFLEQVSHTLGSDGAGFLRLPSLFWLGHSDAALLVAAWAGLALSLLVVAGFANMPLLALLWVLYMSFVNVGQEWYDYGWEIQLTETGFLAIFLCPVLELRPFPRTAPPLPIIVLFRWLIFRIMLGAGLIKVRGDEVWRNSTALYYHFETQPIPGPLSRWFHFLPRAALQIGVWFNWLAELVVPLFAFSPRIARHTAGIIMVLLQFSIILSGNLSFLNWLTIVPALACFDDGFWARLLPRQLVGRAAAAAARAKESVPHRTTVRVVTAVLILLSIQPALNLVSPGQIMNTSFDPLNLVNTYGAFGSVGQERLNVVFEGTLDEVAGENAVWKPYPYKGLPVALNQRPPQVAPYQLRLDWQMWFAAMASPAEYPWTLHLVWKLLHNDPGAVSLFAGNPFPNQPPRYIRAVRYRYMFAQPGNPQGQWWQRERVDIWLPPLSADDPRLVQVLQNAGWAQ; from the coding sequence ATGGAAAATACTTCTGCTACTACTGCTCCGACTCCCACGTACTGGCTGACCCGGTTTGTTATCCTGCGGCTGCTGGGCGCACTCTACGCCGTAGCCTTTCTGGTGGCCATCAACCAGATTATTCCCCTGATTGGCTCCAACGGCCTGCTACCAGTGGGCCTTTTCCTTGAGCAGGTGAGCCATACGCTGGGCTCGGACGGTGCGGGCTTTTTACGGTTGCCGTCTCTGTTCTGGCTTGGGCATTCGGATGCGGCCCTGCTAGTAGCAGCCTGGGCTGGGTTGGCGCTTTCCCTACTTGTGGTGGCGGGCTTCGCCAACATGCCGCTACTGGCTCTCTTGTGGGTGCTGTACATGTCCTTCGTCAACGTTGGGCAGGAATGGTACGACTACGGGTGGGAAATTCAACTGACGGAAACGGGGTTCCTGGCCATTTTCCTGTGCCCTGTGCTGGAGCTGCGGCCTTTTCCCCGCACGGCACCTCCCCTTCCTATCATCGTTCTATTCCGCTGGCTTATCTTTCGCATTATGCTGGGCGCGGGCCTGATTAAGGTGCGGGGCGACGAGGTATGGCGCAATAGTACTGCCCTCTACTACCACTTCGAAACCCAGCCTATTCCGGGTCCCCTAAGCCGGTGGTTTCATTTCTTGCCGCGTGCGGCGCTACAGATTGGGGTATGGTTCAACTGGCTGGCTGAGCTCGTGGTGCCCCTTTTTGCCTTCAGTCCGCGAATAGCTCGTCACACGGCGGGGATAATCATGGTGCTGTTGCAGTTCAGTATCATTCTCAGTGGCAACCTGTCGTTTCTGAACTGGCTGACTATTGTGCCGGCGCTGGCCTGCTTTGATGATGGATTCTGGGCCCGGCTGCTGCCACGGCAATTGGTTGGACGTGCCGCGGCGGCCGCGGCCCGAGCCAAGGAATCGGTGCCGCACCGCACCACGGTGCGGGTGGTAACGGCAGTATTGATCCTGCTTAGCATTCAGCCGGCCCTGAACTTGGTGTCACCCGGACAAATCATGAATACATCCTTTGACCCGCTGAACCTGGTCAACACTTACGGCGCATTCGGCTCGGTAGGCCAGGAACGGCTGAATGTGGTGTTTGAAGGCACGCTGGACGAGGTGGCCGGCGAAAATGCCGTGTGGAAGCCGTATCCTTACAAAGGCCTGCCCGTGGCCCTCAACCAGCGTCCGCCCCAGGTTGCCCCCTACCAATTGCGCCTGGACTGGCAGATGTGGTTTGCGGCCATGGCCTCACCGGCGGAATATCCCTGGACACTCCACCTGGTCTGGAAGCTGCTCCATAACGACCCGGGCGCGGTTAGCCTATTCGCCGGTAATCCTTTTCCTAATCAGCCACCGCGCTACATCCGGGCCGTGCGTTACCGCTACATGTTTGCTCAGCCCGGTAACCCGCAAGGACAATGGTGGCAGCGGGAGCGGGTAGATATCTGGTTGCCCCCACTCTCTGCCGACGACCCGCGTTTGGTGCAGGTTCTGCAAAATGCGGGCTGGGCACAGTAA
- a CDS encoding (Fe-S)-binding protein — protein MHFSIQNILFLLVAAAGFGLFAWQVRKIRANILVGRDRDMSGNVSERLNKTLLVAFGQQKMFKRITPALLHLIVYVGFIVINIEVIEIMIDGLFGTHRALSFLGPLYSALVGTNEILGALVIVAVAAFWWRRNVKGVRRFTGPELRMWPKMDANIILYIEVILMVALFLMNASDLKLHQMEGQDLPGAFPISSLLTGLLPNNVGALEILERVSWWAHIVGILAFLNYLPSSKHFHIILAFPNVYYSRLVPQGQFSNVDSITHEVKAMMDPSYQVPAPATNPDGSAMAPTPFGAKDVNDLAWTNLLNAYSCTECGRCTSVCPANITGKLLSPRKIIMDTRDRMEEKYNSPLIFQPNLYGTEAKHAEQEVLDKENHTLLRGYVTPEELWACTTCNACVEACPVNINPLESIVEMRRFLVLEESAAPNSLNVMFSNIENNGAPWAFSPSDRFNWADELYVAEKA, from the coding sequence GTGCATTTCTCTATCCAAAACATCCTCTTCTTGCTCGTCGCGGCGGCAGGCTTCGGTCTGTTTGCGTGGCAGGTTCGCAAGATCCGGGCAAACATCCTCGTCGGGCGCGACCGGGATATGTCGGGCAACGTCAGCGAGCGGCTGAACAAAACCTTGCTGGTGGCCTTTGGTCAGCAAAAGATGTTCAAGCGCATCACTCCCGCCTTGTTACACCTGATTGTGTACGTGGGTTTCATCGTCATCAATATCGAGGTCATCGAGATTATGATTGATGGCCTCTTCGGCACCCACCGCGCCCTGAGTTTTCTCGGGCCGTTGTATAGCGCGCTAGTCGGGACAAATGAGATACTGGGAGCGTTGGTTATCGTGGCGGTAGCGGCCTTCTGGTGGCGCCGCAACGTGAAAGGAGTGCGCCGCTTTACCGGCCCCGAGCTACGCATGTGGCCCAAAATGGACGCCAACATCATTCTATACATCGAGGTGATTCTGATGGTGGCTCTGTTCCTGATGAATGCCTCCGACTTGAAGCTGCACCAGATGGAGGGCCAGGACCTACCGGGCGCTTTCCCGATTAGCTCCTTGCTGACGGGCTTGCTGCCCAACAACGTGGGTGCCCTGGAAATTCTGGAGCGCGTGAGCTGGTGGGCGCATATCGTGGGCATTCTGGCCTTTCTCAACTACCTGCCTAGCAGCAAGCACTTCCATATCATCCTGGCATTCCCGAACGTGTATTATTCGCGCTTGGTACCGCAGGGTCAGTTCTCGAACGTGGACAGCATCACCCACGAGGTGAAGGCCATGATGGACCCGAGCTACCAAGTACCGGCTCCGGCCACCAACCCCGACGGCTCGGCTATGGCGCCCACGCCTTTTGGGGCCAAGGATGTAAACGACCTGGCCTGGACCAACCTGCTGAATGCGTACTCCTGCACTGAGTGCGGCCGCTGCACCTCGGTATGCCCGGCCAACATTACTGGCAAGCTGCTCTCGCCGCGCAAGATCATCATGGATACCCGTGACCGGATGGAGGAGAAATATAATTCTCCCCTGATTTTCCAACCCAACCTCTACGGAACCGAAGCCAAGCATGCCGAGCAGGAAGTGCTCGACAAGGAAAACCACACGCTGCTGCGCGGCTACGTGACGCCCGAGGAGCTTTGGGCCTGCACCACCTGCAATGCCTGCGTGGAAGCCTGCCCCGTAAACATTAACCCGCTGGAAAGCATCGTGGAAATGCGCCGCTTCCTGGTGCTGGAAGAGTCGGCCGCGCCGAACTCACTGAACGTGATGTTCTCCAACATCGAGAACAACGGGGCGCCCTGGGCCTTCTCGCCTTCGGACCGCTTTAACTGGGCCGACGAGCTGTACGTGGCCGAAAAAGCATAA
- a CDS encoding (Fe-S)-binding protein, translated as MSNLAAAGEEPEILFWVGCAGAFDDRYKRVTRAFVRILEHVGVKYAVLGMEETCTGDPAKRAGNEFLFQMQAMQNITTFEGYGIKKIVTACPHCFNTIKNEYPALGGNYEVIHHSTFLQQLINEGRVGVAGGGEFKGQRITFHDSCYLGRANNIYEAPRDVLAVLDADLVEMKRSKANGLCCGAGGAQMWKEPEPGKKDINVERTEEALAALDGNAAALHNLLGVESGNAGATPAPRNAQQGSIIAVSCPFCMTMMSDGVKNKERENNVQVFDLAELIATAEGLNA; from the coding sequence ATGTCCAACCTGGCTGCGGCCGGGGAAGAGCCCGAAATCCTGTTCTGGGTGGGCTGTGCCGGAGCTTTCGACGACCGGTACAAGCGCGTTACCCGGGCTTTCGTCCGGATCCTGGAGCACGTGGGCGTGAAGTACGCCGTGCTGGGCATGGAAGAAACCTGCACCGGCGACCCGGCCAAGCGTGCCGGCAACGAGTTCCTGTTTCAGATGCAGGCCATGCAGAACATTACCACGTTCGAAGGCTACGGCATCAAGAAAATCGTGACGGCCTGCCCGCACTGCTTCAACACGATTAAGAACGAGTACCCCGCCCTGGGCGGCAACTACGAAGTCATTCACCACAGCACCTTCCTGCAGCAGCTCATCAATGAGGGCCGGGTGGGCGTGGCTGGCGGCGGTGAGTTCAAGGGCCAGCGCATTACCTTCCACGACTCCTGCTATCTGGGCCGGGCCAACAACATTTACGAAGCCCCGCGCGACGTGCTGGCCGTATTAGATGCTGACCTGGTGGAAATGAAGCGCAGCAAAGCCAACGGTCTGTGCTGCGGGGCCGGCGGGGCCCAGATGTGGAAAGAGCCCGAGCCCGGCAAGAAAGACATCAACGTGGAGCGCACCGAGGAAGCCCTGGCCGCTTTAGATGGCAACGCCGCGGCTCTGCACAATCTGCTCGGCGTGGAAAGCGGCAATGCTGGGGCCACACCAGCCCCGCGCAACGCCCAGCAGGGCAGCATCATTGCCGTGTCGTGCCCGTTCTGCATGACCATGATGAGCGACGGGGTTAAGAACAAGGAGCGCGAAAACAATGTGCAGGTGTTCGATTTGGCCGAGCTTATTGCCACCGCTGAAGGTCTGAATGCCTAA
- a CDS encoding phage holin family protein — MAYDDDASKTPRNDSLVGNLKGYLDTRIDLVRLEVQEKVKLAFVGTVHGAAMGLIGLMFLIFLSIFAGLALNEAFDSSFWGFGAVAGFYLVLLIIFLVGVDKKLFQGLADKLLNNTIYKSDKRQA, encoded by the coding sequence ATGGCTTACGACGACGACGCTTCCAAAACGCCCCGCAACGACAGCTTGGTGGGCAATCTTAAAGGCTACCTCGATACGCGTATCGACTTAGTCCGCCTTGAAGTTCAGGAGAAAGTCAAGCTGGCTTTTGTCGGCACGGTGCATGGCGCAGCCATGGGCCTGATTGGCCTGATGTTCCTGATTTTCCTGAGCATTTTTGCCGGCCTGGCCCTGAATGAGGCCTTCGACAGCTCTTTCTGGGGATTCGGGGCGGTAGCCGGGTTTTACCTGGTGCTGCTCATCATCTTCTTGGTGGGCGTCGACAAAAAGTTGTTTCAGGGCTTGGCCGACAAGCTGCTGAACAACACCATTTACAAATCTGACAAACGCCAAGCATAA
- a CDS encoding J domain-containing protein, producing MSQNHYQVLGVSATASVQEIKLAYKRLAIQFHPDKHGGSTQFEEQFKAVSAAYHVLGDPARRASYDHQLRAAALRADEARRQQQYRAQGQHVYGVPMPPAEPLRTRRPAGSTERHYQTISKRRTKFTRRDYLLTAGLAALLLLFIVSVKVTMDHVTAVSNYENGLQAYAGKKWSTAHGFFSEALQFKPHYKEALQRRAEIEQLIYGNYKAARSDYQVALAEDNAPRDAAVLLYRLGQCQAALAQKDSAQRSLTQALALDSTLSGAWLARGELRLFELLQFDGAITDLSAGLRLRSAAGKAPSLKYLTYRGLAHYKLRDFGAARADYREVLLQNPKNGQVHFLLGRLAQQEGNAPAACEFFRRAIQLGYLYAGEALQQNCP from the coding sequence TTGAGCCAAAATCATTATCAGGTACTAGGTGTTTCTGCTACGGCTTCGGTGCAGGAAATAAAGCTGGCTTACAAGCGGTTGGCTATTCAGTTTCACCCCGATAAGCACGGCGGTAGCACTCAGTTTGAGGAGCAGTTCAAAGCCGTTAGTGCGGCTTACCACGTGCTGGGCGACCCGGCCCGCCGCGCTTCCTACGACCACCAATTACGAGCCGCCGCACTGCGCGCCGATGAGGCCCGTCGGCAACAGCAATACCGGGCACAGGGCCAGCATGTGTATGGCGTGCCCATGCCGCCGGCCGAGCCGTTGCGCACCCGGCGTCCGGCTGGCTCTACCGAGCGCCACTACCAGACCATTTCGAAGCGCCGCACCAAGTTTACGCGCCGTGACTACCTGCTAACGGCGGGCCTGGCTGCGCTGCTGTTGCTGTTCATCGTGTCGGTGAAGGTGACCATGGACCACGTGACGGCCGTGAGCAATTACGAAAATGGGCTGCAGGCCTACGCCGGCAAAAAGTGGAGTACGGCGCACGGGTTCTTTTCGGAAGCCCTGCAGTTCAAGCCGCATTACAAGGAAGCCTTGCAGCGCCGGGCTGAAATCGAGCAGCTTATTTATGGCAATTACAAGGCTGCCCGTAGTGACTACCAAGTGGCGTTGGCAGAAGACAATGCTCCCCGCGACGCGGCCGTGCTGCTCTACCGGCTTGGGCAGTGCCAGGCTGCGCTAGCCCAGAAAGACTCGGCCCAGCGCAGCCTGACCCAGGCCCTGGCCCTGGACTCGACCCTGAGTGGAGCCTGGTTGGCTCGCGGGGAGCTGCGGCTGTTTGAGCTGCTGCAGTTCGACGGGGCCATCACCGATTTATCGGCCGGTCTGCGGCTGCGGAGTGCGGCCGGAAAAGCTCCCTCCCTGAAGTACCTCACGTACCGGGGCCTGGCACATTACAAGCTGCGCGACTTTGGGGCTGCCCGCGCCGATTACCGGGAAGTGCTGCTGCAAAATCCCAAAAATGGACAGGTTCATTTTCTGCTGGGTCGGCTGGCCCAACAGGAGGGCAACGCGCCAGCCGCCTGCGAGTTTTTTCGGCGGGCTATTCAATTAGGATACTTGTATGCCGGCGAGGCTTTACAGCAAAACTGCCCGTAG
- a CDS encoding geranylgeranylglyceryl/heptaprenylglyceryl phosphate synthase, protein MRLTNLHETLSKRRARGQKSLAVLLDPDHLDEAGCRQLLELSEVHPVDYFFVGGSLVMNSHQASLIRLVKSRSTVPVLLFPSHSLHLDTQADGILLLSLISGRNPDFLIGQHVVAAPLLRASNLQILPTGYMLVDTGRQTTASYMSGTTPLPYDKPTIAACTAMAGEQLGLRLMYLDGGSGAMYPVSSAMIRAVRQATDTPLIVGGGINTAEKAHTALAAGADVIVIGNQIEKSPEFLAEMSKVVRTFNAVLDIV, encoded by the coding sequence ATGCGCCTCACCAATCTGCATGAAACCCTCAGTAAGCGCCGCGCCCGGGGCCAGAAATCTCTGGCTGTCCTGCTCGACCCAGACCATCTGGACGAGGCTGGGTGCCGGCAACTGCTGGAGTTGAGTGAAGTACACCCTGTTGATTACTTTTTTGTGGGCGGCAGCCTGGTGATGAATTCTCACCAGGCGTCGCTCATTCGTTTAGTAAAAAGCCGCAGCACCGTGCCCGTGCTGCTGTTTCCCAGCCACAGCCTTCACCTCGATACCCAAGCCGACGGTATCCTGCTGCTGTCCCTGATTTCGGGCCGCAACCCCGACTTTCTCATTGGGCAGCACGTGGTAGCAGCTCCGCTGCTGCGGGCTAGTAACCTGCAGATTCTGCCCACCGGCTACATGCTCGTGGATACGGGCCGCCAGACTACGGCCAGCTACATGAGCGGTACTACGCCCCTACCCTACGACAAGCCCACCATTGCGGCCTGTACAGCTATGGCTGGCGAACAACTAGGACTGCGCCTGATGTACCTCGATGGTGGCAGCGGCGCTATGTATCCGGTTTCCTCGGCTATGATTCGGGCTGTACGCCAGGCCACCGACACGCCCCTGATTGTGGGCGGCGGCATTAATACCGCTGAAAAGGCTCATACTGCTCTGGCCGCCGGTGCCGACGTTATTGTCATCGGCAACCAAATCGAGAAATCTCCGGAGTTCCTGGCTGAAATGTCGAAGGTCGTCCGCACGTTTAACGCCGTGCTGGATATTGTCTGA